The proteins below come from a single Poecilia reticulata strain Guanapo linkage group LG5, Guppy_female_1.0+MT, whole genome shotgun sequence genomic window:
- the yod1 gene encoding ubiquitin thioesterase OTU1, which translates to MLRLRCKTKNGSHIMQGLTHQSCVQELKSKVEELTGIPCDVQKIMVGYPPSSLDLRNLDAHLKDYPIKSGDTLIVEEEKNKPKPQDHPIVKAPHLELSPVLARRVVPADNSCLFTSVNYVVEGGVYDPACAPEMRSLIAQIVSSDPTAYCEAVLGKTNEEYCAWIKRDDTWGGAIEVSILSKFYQCEICVVDTQTVRVDRFGEDAGYQKRVLLIYDGIHYDPLQKEVPQSDTPPQTIFSTTDDIILAQALELADEARRKRQFTDVNRFALRCMVCQMGLVGQKEAREHAKETGHTNFGEV; encoded by the exons ATGTTGCGKCTTCGCTGTAAGACCAAAAACGGGAGCCACATAATGCAAGGTTTGACTCACCAGTCCTGCGTCCAGGAGCTGAAGAGCAAAGTGGAGGAGTTAACAGGGATCCCATGCGATGTGCAGAAAATAATGGTTGGYTACCCGCCATCCAGCCTTGATCTCCGAAATTTAGATGCCCATTTAAAAGATTATCCCATCAAATCAG GAGACACACTCATTGTTGAGGAGGAGAAGAACAAGCCGAAACCTCAGGATCATCCCATAGTGAAAGCRCCCCACTTGGAACTCTCTCCTGTGCTGGCACGTCGAGTCGTCCCAGCAGACAACTCCTGCCTCTTTACTAGCGTGAATTATGTAGTCGAAGGAGGTGTGTATGACCCCGCTTGTGCCCCCGAAATGCGCAGCCTTATAGCTCAGATAGTGTCAAGTGACCCTACAGCTTACTGTGAGGCAGTCCTGGGAAAAACCAACGAGGAATACTGCGCCTGGATAAAACGTGACGACACCTGGGGGGGAGCCATTGAGGTGTCCATCCTGTCCAAGTTTTACCAGTGTGAGATCTGCGTGGTGGACACCCAGACAGTTCGGGTAGATAGATTCGGAGAGGATGCTGGATACCAAAAACGGGTGCTGCTCATCTACGACGGCATCCACTATGACCCTCTGCAAAAAGAGGTTCCCCAATCCGATACCCCACCTCAGACTATCTTCTCTACCACTGATGACATCATCTTGGCCCAAGCCCTTGAGCTGGCGGACGAGGCCCGCCGCAAGCGTCAGTTTACGGACGTTAACCGCTTTGCATTGCGCTGCATGGTGTGCCAGATGGGCCTGGTGGGACAAAAGGAGGCTCGTGAGCATGCCAAGGAGACAGGCCACACCAATTTTGGTGAAGTGTGA
- the kif17 gene encoding kinesin-like protein KIF17, with translation MGSESVKVVVRCRPLDDREKTLGCKMVLSMDVHRCQCFIENPGAVDEPPKQFTFDGTYYINQTTEQLYNEIAYSLIEGVTEGYNGTVFAYGQTGSGKSFTMQGVSEPATQKGVIPRAFEHIFESIQCAENTKFLVRASYLEIYNEEIRDLLGSNTKQKHELKEHPEHGVYVRDLTMHTVHSVGECERIMEQGWKNRVVACTLMNKDSSRSHSIFTIRLEICNTDAAGQDRIRAGKLNLVDLAGSERQSKTGATGERLREATKINLSLSALGNVISALVVGRSKHIPYRDSKLTRLLQDSLGGNTRTLMIACLSPADNNYEESLSTLRYANRAKSIQNRPRINEDPKDALLREYQEEIKKLRALILGQLALLTSQPADALSRLPPNTDETKEKIKEEYEEKLAKLQAEYNAEQESKAKLQANIIALQRSYESKLSNLEKTKASRGRSDPXKVSSSCKVQDEEKESTPNTDKISLSTSTSLGKPDASCAAVSAQKDPIGNELTNSTDTKSNEPLDQKHVLERLQKLEQEVIGGEZARNKELQQRHRQRKKFADQRKAQLINALSEDSEESDSVLLKVYNSIQEEVHAKSQILSRVQGKLKAAKLEIRDLQAEFELERNDYLANIRRLEREGQLLNSLLERMVPLVRRDCNYSNLDRVRKEAVWDEDSSTWKLPDVMVQKTTLPSAVTPNPSSRRDSGSDQAESLTVEEDRYKEMLNRKDSENVANNYFKSKRASQLLSGDAVKGHGHHSVNGXNPSTRSDPVLPRPFRLESLEVSVPSGKAKRRKSKSHIHSEGT, from the exons ATGGGTTCAGAGTCAGTGAAGGTCGTGGTGAGGTGCAGGCCGCTGGATGACAGGGAGAAGACTCTCGGCTGTAAGATGGTTCTGTCCATGGATGTCCACCGGTGCCAGTGCTTCATTGAAAACCCCGGGGCAGTGGATGAGCCACCCAAACAGTTCACTTTTGATGGGACCTACTACATTAATCAAACTACTGAGCAGCTGTACAACGAGATTGCCTATTCTTTGATTGAG GGTGTTACTGAGGGATACAATGGCACGGTTTTTGCCTACGGGCAAACTGGAAGTGGAAAATCTTTCACCATGCAGGGGGTGTCTGAACCTGCAACTCAGAAAGGTGTAATACCACGAGCTTTCGAACACATTTTTGAGAGCATTCAG tgtgctgaaaacacaaaattcctTGTGAGGGCCTCGTACCTGGAGATTTACAATGAGGAAATAAGAGACCTTTTGGGAAGTAAcaccaaacagaaacatgag CTGAAAGAGCACCCGGAACATGGGGTGTATGTGCGGGACCTCACCATGCACACGGTGCACAGCGTAGGGGAATGTGAAAGAATCATGGAGCAAGGCTGGAAGAACCGGGTAGTGGCTTGCACGCTGATGAATAAAGACTCCTCCCGCTCCCACTCCATCTTCACCATCCGTTTGGAGATCTGCAACACTG ATGCAGCCGGTCAAGATCGTATACGAGCAGGCAAACTTAACCTTGTAGACCTGGCAGGAAGTGAGCGTCAGTCCAAAACCGGTGCCACTGGAGAGCGACTCCGTGAGGCCACAAAGATCAATCTCTCCCTCTCAGCTCTGGGCAATGTCATCTCTGCCCTGGTGGTCGGCCGCTCCAAGCACATACCCTACCGGGACTCCAAGCTGACCAGACTGCTGCAGGACTCTCTGGGAGGAAACACACGGACATTGATGATYGCCTGTCTCTCACCTGCTGATAACAACTATGAGGAGAGCCTGAGCACTCTGCGCTATGCAAACCGGGCCAAGAGCATCCAGAACAGACCTCGAATCAACGAAGACCCCAAGGATGCTCTGCTGCGAGAGTATCAGGAGGAGATCAAGAAGTTACGGGCCCTCATCTTAGGCCAGCTAG CTCTTCTGACTAGTCAGCCTGCAGATGCTCTTTCAAGGTTGCCGCCCAACACTGATGAAACAAAGGAAAAGATTAAAGAG GAGTACGAAGAAAAGCTGGCAAAATTGCAGGCCGAGTACAATGCAGAGCAGGAGTCCAAAGCAAAGCTGCAGGCAAACATTATTGCTCTGCAGCGCTCATATGAATCAAAGCTGTCTAATCTGGAGAAGACCaaagccagcagggggcgctctgACCCTATRAAAG TGAGCTCCAGCTGTAAAGTTCAAGATGAAGAGAAAGAGAGCACACCCAACACTGATAAAATCAGTCTCTCTACAAGTACTTCACTGGGAAAG CCTGATGCRTCTTGTGCTGCAGTCAGCGCTCAAAAAGATCCAATTGGAAATGAGCTCACCAACTCAACTGATACCAAATCAAATGAGCCTCTGGACCAGAAACATGTTCTGGAAAG ACTACAGAAACTAGAACAGGAAGTAATCGGAGGGGAGSAGGCCAGGAACAAAGAGTTACAGCAGAGACATCGGCAGAGGAAGAAGTTCGCAGATCAGAGAAAAGCCCAGCTCATCAATGCACTGTCAGAAGACAGTGAGGAGAGTGACAGTGTGTTATTGAAAGTGTACAATTCAATCCAGGAAGAAGTTCATGCCAAAAGCCAGATACTGTCCAGAGTCCAGGGTAAG TTGAAAGCAGCCAAACTGGAGATTCGCGACCTGCAGGCGGAGTTTGAACTGGAGAGGAACGATTATCTGGCGAACATCCGCCGGCTTGAGAGGGAAGGCCAGCTGCTGAACAGCCTGCTGGAGCGCATGGTGCCACTGGTACGCCGAGACTGCAACTACAGCAACCTGGACCGCGTGAGGAAAGAAGCTGTTTGGGATGAGGATAGTTCCACCTGGAAGCTTCCAGATGTGATGGTGCAGAAAACAACTCTCCCTTCAG CAGTGACTCCAAATCCTTCATCCCGCAGAGATTCAGGTTCTGATCAAGCAGAGTCGCTTACG GTTGAAGAGGACAGGTACAAGGAAATGCTGAATCGCAAAGACAGTGAGAATGTTGCCAACAACTACTTTAAGTCAAAAAGAGCCAGTCAGCTGCTGAGCGGTGATGCTGTTAAAGGACATG GCCACCATTCTGTGAACGGTATRAACCCCTCTACCAGATCAGACCCTGTCCTGCCGCGGCCCTTTCGCCTAGAGTCTCTGGAAGTCTCKGTGCCCAGCGGGAAGGCGAAGCGCAGAAAAAGCAAGTCTCACATTCACAGTGAAGGGACATAA
- the zgc:158258 gene encoding specifically androgen-regulated gene protein: protein MPKSDTWPGGTESATMNGMDSAGSCDSVVSANSGFSEDSLEHLSAEEKACLMFLEETIESLENEDDSGLSHDEPEQLPAXGNISAKLADLSLSLGKSNINSSQKPSNQPIKKNVDTKHMQSYLVPTPLVVASGSQCSVPSTKSLTPVDKTASPKSQFRSKHNKPAPSHNEKRTAPPVPSEVNVIPPSTKPRENSAKTAEGPLTRGPLSYDALVHLRRNASQKKTPLCPTVDHTIDLDRQCPPPLEGSKLGNVTKPDKSLSDMNKPKVVPPVVPPKPKKMPANIYPKIQNAADLSESVKQTTNPEVVRLEALQKLGLLTEHEHEDGAKPLSKKPARDPSDPTRNPLFCSSQEKTEPKNRPLKNSASVHQPSKEEQQPVLLLHVQSQSSGLKAEGLEHSAKQDKNKGKHPKHKFYGKSMKTTTTSQSSSDTPVDSVGYTAMMVPGVGSDRKEALRKLGLLKS, encoded by the exons ATGCCCAAAAGCGACACCTGGCCAGGTGGCACTGAATCAGCAACAATGAATGGCATGGACAGTGCTGGTAGCTGCGACAGCGTTGTCAGCGCAAACTCTGGCTTT agTGAAGATAGTCTAGAGCATCTTTCTGCAGAAGAGAAGgcctgtttaatgtttttggagGAGACTATTGAGTCTTTGGAAAATGAAGACGATAGTGGACTCTCACATGATGAACCCGAACAACTTCCTGCCTWTGGAAACATTTCAGCCAAACTGGCTgacctgtctctctctctgggcAAAAGCAATATCAACA gctCACAGAAACCAAGCAACCAACCCATCAAGAAAAATGTTGACACCAAACACATGCAGAGCTACCTTGTTCCAACACCTCTTGTTGTGGCGAGCGGTTCTCAGTGTTCTGTTCCCAGTACCAAATCACTCACTCCTGTAGACAAAACAGCATCTCCTAAGTCTCAGTTCAGATCCAAGCACAACAAACCAGCTCCCAGTCACAACGAGAAACGTACTGCTCCCCCAGTACCGTCAGAGGTTAATGTGATACCGCCTTCCACGAAACCCAGAGAAAACTCAGCCAAGACAGCTGAAGGCCCTTTAACAAGAGGACCTCTATCTTATGATGCACTAGTTCATTTGAGGAGAAATGCCTCCCAGAAGAAGACGCCTTTATGTCCAACAGTTGATCACACTATAGACTTGGACAGACAATGTCCACCACCACTGGAAGGTTCAAAATTGGGAAATGTCACAAAACCTGATAAATCCCTCTCAGACATGAACAAGCCCAAGGTAGTACCTCCTGTTGTGCCCCCAAAACCTAAAAAGATGCCTGCCAACATATATccaaaaattcaaaatgcagcAGACCTTTCAGAAAGtgtcaaacaaacaacaaatcctGAGGTTGTGAGGCTGGAAGCTTTGCAGAAGCTCGGCCTCCTGACAGAACACGAGCACGAGGATGGAGCAAAACCTCTCTCTAAAAAACCTGCAAGAGATCCATCAGACCCAACAAGAAACCCATTGTTCTGTTCCTCTCAAGAGAAAACAGAACCCAAGAACAGGCCTCTGAAGAACAGTGCTAGCGTCCATCAGCCATCCAAGGAAGAACAACAGcctgttttattattacatgtTCAATCTCAATCCAGTGGGTTGAAGGCAGAAGGTTTGGAGCACTCCGctaaacaagacaaaaacaagggaAAGCATCCAAAGCACAAATTTTATGGCAAGTCAATGAAAACCACCACCACATCTCAGTCTTCATCCGACACCCCTGTAGACTCAGTGGGTTACACTGCAATGATGGTTCCTGGAGTGGGATCAGATCGAAAAGAGGCTCTCCGAAAACTAGGCCTGCTAAAGAGTTAA